Sequence from the Malaciobacter pacificus genome:
TTATTAAAATCCCAATTTTTTAGAATAATAATCGAATTATAAAAAGCAATACATAAAAGTATAAACAAAATCGCTTGAGAAAATAGATAAATAATAATATCATTTGATAATAATATACTACTCACAAATTTTTCCATCCGCTATATTTATAACTTCATCAACAAAATCTAAATCATCAAAAATAGGATCATGAGTTGCTACAATAATTGTTTTATTTAGTTTTTTCAAACTCCTTAAAGCTTCAATAAATTTTTTTGAGTTTTCTAAATCTAAGTTTGCCGTTGGTTCATCACATAAAATAATATCAGGATTATTTACAAGGGCTCTTGCTATTGCACATCTTTGTTTTTCCCCACCTGATAGGTTATATACTAACTCATCTTTTTTATGGGAGATATTAGCTATTTTTAAAGCTTTTGAAGTTTTTTCATCAAGCTGTTTATTTGATAAATTTAAGGGTACTAAAGGA
This genomic interval carries:
- a CDS encoding ABC transporter ATP-binding protein yields the protein MIEIKNLNKIFNEDKKNQFHALKDINLKINSNSCVILKGISGSGKSTLLSILATLSKPTNGEIIIDGESIAKLPDIHASNFRANKIGFIFQSYNLFNELNVYQNVSIPLVPLNLSNKQLDEKTSKALKIANISHKKDELVYNLSGGEKQRCAIARALVNNPDIILCDEPTANLDLENSKKFIEALRSLKKLNKTIIVATHDPIFDDLDFVDEVINIADGKICE